In Arachis hypogaea cultivar Tifrunner chromosome 2, arahy.Tifrunner.gnm2.J5K5, whole genome shotgun sequence, a genomic segment contains:
- the LOC112734552 gene encoding protein LATE ELONGATED HYPOCOTYL isoform X1: MMDAYSSGEEVVIKTRKPYTITKQRERWTEEEHNRFLEALKLHGRAWQRIEEHIGTKTAVQIRSHAQKFFTKLEKEAQAKGVPIGQALDIEIPPPRPKRKPSNPYPRKTSAGAASLHSGAKDGKLSSLESSHAKQALDLEKEPVPEKHNGDKVSHVKENKDENCSKVFALLQELPCSSVSSANKSSISWSVPLQNSCGLREIIPSVKEVIAKDGTNKSFVTIELENRKLEIDDGKQTNGNSSLENSDTVKLVQNEKTDGLNCELTIDGIQGNQNYPRHVTVHVVDGKLGTSTANPSQDMVFQDSMFQPLGGINGQPNLFTNSTASNTSESQNNTERSSVHQSFLPYPPFIQNNQGDYQSFLQMSSTFSSLIVSTLLQNPAAHAAASFAATFWPCANSEASADSPTCSQGGFPPRQNGSPPSVAAIAAATVAAATAWWAAHGLLPLCAPLHTAFACPPTSMPAVPSINTGEAPAPAPVQEPAPIPTSETEQEKNSLQNPPQQDQTLDPVCSEAQQAQQSPSKSPVDISSDSEESGDAKLHASPSKATDQELNKEISEHIDSNKAKGRKPVDRSSCGSNTTSSSELETDALEKDEQGKEEPETADANNLAIDSSNRRSRSVSNLTDSWKEVSEEGRLAFQALFAREVLPQSFSPPPDLLNKDQEMDSIKDNKQTTDIKDEGQDSKKCSSIFEGIQKMMPCIENNEEEGLLTIGLGQGKLKTRRTGFKPYKRCSMEAKENRVGSTGNQGEEQGSKRIRLEGEAST; encoded by the exons ATGATGGACGCGTACTCCTCTGGAGAGGAAGTGGTTATTAAG ACTAGGAAACCTTATACAATCACCAAGCAAAGAGAACGATGGACAGAGGAGGAGCATAACCGATTTCTAGAAGCTTTGAAGCTCCATGGGCGGGCATGGCAGCGAATAGAAG AGCATATTGGAACAAAAACTGCCGTGCAGATCAGGAGCCATGCGCAGAAGTTCTTTACAAAG ttGGAGAAAGAGGCCCAGGCAAAGGGTGTTCCAATTGGACAAGCTCTTGACATAGAAATCCCCCCTCCACGACCCAAAAGAAAACCGAGCAATCCTTATCCTCGGAAGACCAGTGCTGGTGCCGCATCATTGCATAGTGGAGCAAAGGATGGAAAACTCAGTTCTCTTGAATCTTCACATGCTAAACAAGCACTGGACTTGGAAAAGGAACCTGTTCCAGAG AAACATAATGGAGACAAAGTGTCACAtgtaaaagaaaataaggatgagAACTGCTCTAAAGTATTTGCTCTTCTCCAGGAGTTACCATGTTCTTCGGTTTCTTCAGCAAACAAGAGTTCAATATCGTGGTCAGTGCCACTGCAAAATTCATGCGGCTTAAGGGAGATTATACCTTCAGTGAAAGAGGTAATAGCGAAAGATGGAACAAATAAATCTTTTGTTACTATTGAACTTGAAAATCGGAAGTTGGAGATAGATGATGGGAAGCAGACTAATGGAAACTCCAGTTTGGAGAATTCTGATACAGTGAAATTGGTTCAAAATGAAAAAACAGATGGTCTTAACTGTGAACTAACCATAGATGGGATACAAGGCAATCAGAATTATCCGAGACATGTTACTGTGCACGTTGTTGATGGGAAACTCGGAACAAGTACTGCAAATCCATCCCAAGATATGGTGTTTCAAGATTCTATGTTTCAGCCACTAGGAGGGATTAATGGGCAACCTAATCTTTTCACCAATTCAACCGCATCAAACACGAGCGAGAGCCAAAACAACACAGAGAGATCTTCTGTTCATCAATCATTTCTTCCTTACCCTCCCTTCATACAAAATAATCAAGGCGATTACCAATCATTTCTTCAAATGTCTTCCACATTTTCAAGTCTTATTGTGTCTACCTTGCTGCAAAACCCAGCAGCACATGCTGCCGCAAGTTTTGCAGCTACTTTCTGGCCCTGTGCAAATTCAGAAGCTTCAGCAGATTCTCCTACGTGCTCTCAAGGAGGTTTTCCACCCAGACAGAATGGCTCTCCTCCAAGTGTGGCGGCTATTGCAGCCGCCACTGTAGCTGCTGCAACTGCATGGTGGGCTGCCCATGGACTGCTTCCTCTGTGTGCTCCACTCCATACTGCTTTTGCTTGTCCTCCAACATCAATGCCTGCAGTTCCATCAATCAATACTGGTGAAGCACCAGCACCAGCACCGGTACAAGAACCGGCACCAATACCAACATCAGAGACAGAACAAGAGAAGAATAGTCTGCAAAATCCTCCTCAGCAGGACCAGACACTTGATCCTGTATGCTCGGAAGCTCAACAAGCACAACAGTCACCTTCTAAGTCCCCAGTTGATATCTCATCAGATTCTGAGGAGAGTGGAGATGCCAAGTTACATGCTTCGCCGTCCAAGGCTACTGATCAAGAGTTGAACAAAGAAATATCCGAGCACATTGATTCCAACAAAGCAAAAGGTAGAAAACCAGTTGACCGATCCTCATGTGGTTCCAACACAACCTCTAGCAGCGAATTGGAGACTGATGCATTAGAGAAGGATGAGCAAGGGAAGGAAGAGCCTGAAACAGCTGATGCTAACAAtttagccattgactctagtaaTCGTCGTAGTAGAAGTGTTAGCAACCTTACTGATTCTTGGAAAGAGGTCTCCGAGGAG GGGCGACTGGCCTTTCAGGCTCTCTTTGCCAGAGAGGTGTTGCCACAAAGCTTTTCGCCTCCGCCCGATTTGCTAAACAAGGATCAGGAAATGGACAGCATCAAGGATAACAAGCAAACCACAGATATCAAGGATGAAGGCCAAGACAGCAAGAAATGCAGTTCTATTTTCGAGGGTATTCAGAAAATGATGCCATGTATAGAGAATAATGAGGAAGAGGGACTGCTAACCATAGGACTTGGACAAGGAAAGCTCAAGACTCGTCGAACCGGCTTCAAACCTTACAAAAGATGTTCAATGGAGGCCAAGGAGAACAGGGTTGGAAGCACGGGGAACCAAGGTGAAGAGCAAGGGTCAAAGAGAATACGCTTAGAAGGGGAGGCTTCAACTTGA
- the LOC112734552 gene encoding protein LATE ELONGATED HYPOCOTYL isoform X2: protein MMDAYSSGEEVVIKTRKPYTITKQRERWTEEEHNRFLEALKLHGRAWQRIEEHIGTKTAVQIRSHAQKFFTKLEKEAQAKGVPIGQALDIEIPPPRPKRKPSNPYPRKTSAGAASLHSGAKDGKLSSLESSHAKQALDLEKEPVPEKHNGDKVSHVKENKDENCSKVFALLQELPCSSVSSANKSSISWSVPLQNSCGLREIIPSVKEVIAKDGTNKSFVTIELENRKLEIDDGKQTNGNSSLENSDTVKLVQNEKTDGLNCELTIDGIQGNQNYPRHVTVHVVDGKLGTSTANPSQDMVFQDSMFQPLGGINGQPNLFTNSTASNTSESQNNTERSSVHQSFLPYPPFIQNNQGDYQSFLQMSSTFSSLIVSTLLQNPAAHAAASFAATFWPCANSEASADSPTCSQGGFPPRQNGSPPSVAAIAAATVAAATAWWAAHGLLPLCAPLHTAFACPPTSMPAVPSINTGEAPAPAPVQEPAPIPTSETEQEKNSLQNPPQQDQTLDPVCSEAQQAQQSPSKSPVDISSDSEESGDAKLHASPSKATDQELNKEISEHIDSNKAKGRKPVDRSSCGSNTTSSSELETDALEKDEQGKEEPETADANNLAIDSSNRRSRSVSNLTDSWKEVSEEALFAREVLPQSFSPPPDLLNKDQEMDSIKDNKQTTDIKDEGQDSKKCSSIFEGIQKMMPCIENNEEEGLLTIGLGQGKLKTRRTGFKPYKRCSMEAKENRVGSTGNQGEEQGSKRIRLEGEAST, encoded by the exons ATGATGGACGCGTACTCCTCTGGAGAGGAAGTGGTTATTAAG ACTAGGAAACCTTATACAATCACCAAGCAAAGAGAACGATGGACAGAGGAGGAGCATAACCGATTTCTAGAAGCTTTGAAGCTCCATGGGCGGGCATGGCAGCGAATAGAAG AGCATATTGGAACAAAAACTGCCGTGCAGATCAGGAGCCATGCGCAGAAGTTCTTTACAAAG ttGGAGAAAGAGGCCCAGGCAAAGGGTGTTCCAATTGGACAAGCTCTTGACATAGAAATCCCCCCTCCACGACCCAAAAGAAAACCGAGCAATCCTTATCCTCGGAAGACCAGTGCTGGTGCCGCATCATTGCATAGTGGAGCAAAGGATGGAAAACTCAGTTCTCTTGAATCTTCACATGCTAAACAAGCACTGGACTTGGAAAAGGAACCTGTTCCAGAG AAACATAATGGAGACAAAGTGTCACAtgtaaaagaaaataaggatgagAACTGCTCTAAAGTATTTGCTCTTCTCCAGGAGTTACCATGTTCTTCGGTTTCTTCAGCAAACAAGAGTTCAATATCGTGGTCAGTGCCACTGCAAAATTCATGCGGCTTAAGGGAGATTATACCTTCAGTGAAAGAGGTAATAGCGAAAGATGGAACAAATAAATCTTTTGTTACTATTGAACTTGAAAATCGGAAGTTGGAGATAGATGATGGGAAGCAGACTAATGGAAACTCCAGTTTGGAGAATTCTGATACAGTGAAATTGGTTCAAAATGAAAAAACAGATGGTCTTAACTGTGAACTAACCATAGATGGGATACAAGGCAATCAGAATTATCCGAGACATGTTACTGTGCACGTTGTTGATGGGAAACTCGGAACAAGTACTGCAAATCCATCCCAAGATATGGTGTTTCAAGATTCTATGTTTCAGCCACTAGGAGGGATTAATGGGCAACCTAATCTTTTCACCAATTCAACCGCATCAAACACGAGCGAGAGCCAAAACAACACAGAGAGATCTTCTGTTCATCAATCATTTCTTCCTTACCCTCCCTTCATACAAAATAATCAAGGCGATTACCAATCATTTCTTCAAATGTCTTCCACATTTTCAAGTCTTATTGTGTCTACCTTGCTGCAAAACCCAGCAGCACATGCTGCCGCAAGTTTTGCAGCTACTTTCTGGCCCTGTGCAAATTCAGAAGCTTCAGCAGATTCTCCTACGTGCTCTCAAGGAGGTTTTCCACCCAGACAGAATGGCTCTCCTCCAAGTGTGGCGGCTATTGCAGCCGCCACTGTAGCTGCTGCAACTGCATGGTGGGCTGCCCATGGACTGCTTCCTCTGTGTGCTCCACTCCATACTGCTTTTGCTTGTCCTCCAACATCAATGCCTGCAGTTCCATCAATCAATACTGGTGAAGCACCAGCACCAGCACCGGTACAAGAACCGGCACCAATACCAACATCAGAGACAGAACAAGAGAAGAATAGTCTGCAAAATCCTCCTCAGCAGGACCAGACACTTGATCCTGTATGCTCGGAAGCTCAACAAGCACAACAGTCACCTTCTAAGTCCCCAGTTGATATCTCATCAGATTCTGAGGAGAGTGGAGATGCCAAGTTACATGCTTCGCCGTCCAAGGCTACTGATCAAGAGTTGAACAAAGAAATATCCGAGCACATTGATTCCAACAAAGCAAAAGGTAGAAAACCAGTTGACCGATCCTCATGTGGTTCCAACACAACCTCTAGCAGCGAATTGGAGACTGATGCATTAGAGAAGGATGAGCAAGGGAAGGAAGAGCCTGAAACAGCTGATGCTAACAAtttagccattgactctagtaaTCGTCGTAGTAGAAGTGTTAGCAACCTTACTGATTCTTGGAAAGAGGTCTCCGAGGAG GCTCTCTTTGCCAGAGAGGTGTTGCCACAAAGCTTTTCGCCTCCGCCCGATTTGCTAAACAAGGATCAGGAAATGGACAGCATCAAGGATAACAAGCAAACCACAGATATCAAGGATGAAGGCCAAGACAGCAAGAAATGCAGTTCTATTTTCGAGGGTATTCAGAAAATGATGCCATGTATAGAGAATAATGAGGAAGAGGGACTGCTAACCATAGGACTTGGACAAGGAAAGCTCAAGACTCGTCGAACCGGCTTCAAACCTTACAAAAGATGTTCAATGGAGGCCAAGGAGAACAGGGTTGGAAGCACGGGGAACCAAGGTGAAGAGCAAGGGTCAAAGAGAATACGCTTAGAAGGGGAGGCTTCAACTTGA
- the LOC112734552 gene encoding protein LATE ELONGATED HYPOCOTYL isoform X3 — MMDAYSSGEEVVIKTRKPYTITKQRERWTEEEHNRFLEALKLHGRAWQRIEEHIGTKTAVQIRSHAQKFFTKLEKEAQAKGVPIGQALDIEIPPPRPKRKPSNPYPRKTSAGAASLHSGAKDGKLSSLESSHAKQALDLEKEPVPEELPCSSVSSANKSSISWSVPLQNSCGLREIIPSVKEVIAKDGTNKSFVTIELENRKLEIDDGKQTNGNSSLENSDTVKLVQNEKTDGLNCELTIDGIQGNQNYPRHVTVHVVDGKLGTSTANPSQDMVFQDSMFQPLGGINGQPNLFTNSTASNTSESQNNTERSSVHQSFLPYPPFIQNNQGDYQSFLQMSSTFSSLIVSTLLQNPAAHAAASFAATFWPCANSEASADSPTCSQGGFPPRQNGSPPSVAAIAAATVAAATAWWAAHGLLPLCAPLHTAFACPPTSMPAVPSINTGEAPAPAPVQEPAPIPTSETEQEKNSLQNPPQQDQTLDPVCSEAQQAQQSPSKSPVDISSDSEESGDAKLHASPSKATDQELNKEISEHIDSNKAKGRKPVDRSSCGSNTTSSSELETDALEKDEQGKEEPETADANNLAIDSSNRRSRSVSNLTDSWKEVSEEGRLAFQALFAREVLPQSFSPPPDLLNKDQEMDSIKDNKQTTDIKDEGQDSKKCSSIFEGIQKMMPCIENNEEEGLLTIGLGQGKLKTRRTGFKPYKRCSMEAKENRVGSTGNQGEEQGSKRIRLEGEAST; from the exons ATGATGGACGCGTACTCCTCTGGAGAGGAAGTGGTTATTAAG ACTAGGAAACCTTATACAATCACCAAGCAAAGAGAACGATGGACAGAGGAGGAGCATAACCGATTTCTAGAAGCTTTGAAGCTCCATGGGCGGGCATGGCAGCGAATAGAAG AGCATATTGGAACAAAAACTGCCGTGCAGATCAGGAGCCATGCGCAGAAGTTCTTTACAAAG ttGGAGAAAGAGGCCCAGGCAAAGGGTGTTCCAATTGGACAAGCTCTTGACATAGAAATCCCCCCTCCACGACCCAAAAGAAAACCGAGCAATCCTTATCCTCGGAAGACCAGTGCTGGTGCCGCATCATTGCATAGTGGAGCAAAGGATGGAAAACTCAGTTCTCTTGAATCTTCACATGCTAAACAAGCACTGGACTTGGAAAAGGAACCTGTTCCAGAG GAGTTACCATGTTCTTCGGTTTCTTCAGCAAACAAGAGTTCAATATCGTGGTCAGTGCCACTGCAAAATTCATGCGGCTTAAGGGAGATTATACCTTCAGTGAAAGAGGTAATAGCGAAAGATGGAACAAATAAATCTTTTGTTACTATTGAACTTGAAAATCGGAAGTTGGAGATAGATGATGGGAAGCAGACTAATGGAAACTCCAGTTTGGAGAATTCTGATACAGTGAAATTGGTTCAAAATGAAAAAACAGATGGTCTTAACTGTGAACTAACCATAGATGGGATACAAGGCAATCAGAATTATCCGAGACATGTTACTGTGCACGTTGTTGATGGGAAACTCGGAACAAGTACTGCAAATCCATCCCAAGATATGGTGTTTCAAGATTCTATGTTTCAGCCACTAGGAGGGATTAATGGGCAACCTAATCTTTTCACCAATTCAACCGCATCAAACACGAGCGAGAGCCAAAACAACACAGAGAGATCTTCTGTTCATCAATCATTTCTTCCTTACCCTCCCTTCATACAAAATAATCAAGGCGATTACCAATCATTTCTTCAAATGTCTTCCACATTTTCAAGTCTTATTGTGTCTACCTTGCTGCAAAACCCAGCAGCACATGCTGCCGCAAGTTTTGCAGCTACTTTCTGGCCCTGTGCAAATTCAGAAGCTTCAGCAGATTCTCCTACGTGCTCTCAAGGAGGTTTTCCACCCAGACAGAATGGCTCTCCTCCAAGTGTGGCGGCTATTGCAGCCGCCACTGTAGCTGCTGCAACTGCATGGTGGGCTGCCCATGGACTGCTTCCTCTGTGTGCTCCACTCCATACTGCTTTTGCTTGTCCTCCAACATCAATGCCTGCAGTTCCATCAATCAATACTGGTGAAGCACCAGCACCAGCACCGGTACAAGAACCGGCACCAATACCAACATCAGAGACAGAACAAGAGAAGAATAGTCTGCAAAATCCTCCTCAGCAGGACCAGACACTTGATCCTGTATGCTCGGAAGCTCAACAAGCACAACAGTCACCTTCTAAGTCCCCAGTTGATATCTCATCAGATTCTGAGGAGAGTGGAGATGCCAAGTTACATGCTTCGCCGTCCAAGGCTACTGATCAAGAGTTGAACAAAGAAATATCCGAGCACATTGATTCCAACAAAGCAAAAGGTAGAAAACCAGTTGACCGATCCTCATGTGGTTCCAACACAACCTCTAGCAGCGAATTGGAGACTGATGCATTAGAGAAGGATGAGCAAGGGAAGGAAGAGCCTGAAACAGCTGATGCTAACAAtttagccattgactctagtaaTCGTCGTAGTAGAAGTGTTAGCAACCTTACTGATTCTTGGAAAGAGGTCTCCGAGGAG GGGCGACTGGCCTTTCAGGCTCTCTTTGCCAGAGAGGTGTTGCCACAAAGCTTTTCGCCTCCGCCCGATTTGCTAAACAAGGATCAGGAAATGGACAGCATCAAGGATAACAAGCAAACCACAGATATCAAGGATGAAGGCCAAGACAGCAAGAAATGCAGTTCTATTTTCGAGGGTATTCAGAAAATGATGCCATGTATAGAGAATAATGAGGAAGAGGGACTGCTAACCATAGGACTTGGACAAGGAAAGCTCAAGACTCGTCGAACCGGCTTCAAACCTTACAAAAGATGTTCAATGGAGGCCAAGGAGAACAGGGTTGGAAGCACGGGGAACCAAGGTGAAGAGCAAGGGTCAAAGAGAATACGCTTAGAAGGGGAGGCTTCAACTTGA
- the LOC112734552 gene encoding protein LATE ELONGATED HYPOCOTYL isoform X4: MMDAYSSGEEVVIKTRKPYTITKQRERWTEEEHNRFLEALKLHGRAWQRIEEHIGTKTAVQIRSHAQKFFTKLEKEAQAKGVPIGQALDIEIPPPRPKRKPSNPYPRKTSAGAASLHSGAKDGKLSSLESSHAKQALDLEKEPVPEELPCSSVSSANKSSISWSVPLQNSCGLREIIPSVKEVIAKDGTNKSFVTIELENRKLEIDDGKQTNGNSSLENSDTVKLVQNEKTDGLNCELTIDGIQGNQNYPRHVTVHVVDGKLGTSTANPSQDMVFQDSMFQPLGGINGQPNLFTNSTASNTSESQNNTERSSVHQSFLPYPPFIQNNQGDYQSFLQMSSTFSSLIVSTLLQNPAAHAAASFAATFWPCANSEASADSPTCSQGGFPPRQNGSPPSVAAIAAATVAAATAWWAAHGLLPLCAPLHTAFACPPTSMPAVPSINTGEAPAPAPVQEPAPIPTSETEQEKNSLQNPPQQDQTLDPVCSEAQQAQQSPSKSPVDISSDSEESGDAKLHASPSKATDQELNKEISEHIDSNKAKGRKPVDRSSCGSNTTSSSELETDALEKDEQGKEEPETADANNLAIDSSNRRSRSVSNLTDSWKEVSEEALFAREVLPQSFSPPPDLLNKDQEMDSIKDNKQTTDIKDEGQDSKKCSSIFEGIQKMMPCIENNEEEGLLTIGLGQGKLKTRRTGFKPYKRCSMEAKENRVGSTGNQGEEQGSKRIRLEGEAST, translated from the exons ATGATGGACGCGTACTCCTCTGGAGAGGAAGTGGTTATTAAG ACTAGGAAACCTTATACAATCACCAAGCAAAGAGAACGATGGACAGAGGAGGAGCATAACCGATTTCTAGAAGCTTTGAAGCTCCATGGGCGGGCATGGCAGCGAATAGAAG AGCATATTGGAACAAAAACTGCCGTGCAGATCAGGAGCCATGCGCAGAAGTTCTTTACAAAG ttGGAGAAAGAGGCCCAGGCAAAGGGTGTTCCAATTGGACAAGCTCTTGACATAGAAATCCCCCCTCCACGACCCAAAAGAAAACCGAGCAATCCTTATCCTCGGAAGACCAGTGCTGGTGCCGCATCATTGCATAGTGGAGCAAAGGATGGAAAACTCAGTTCTCTTGAATCTTCACATGCTAAACAAGCACTGGACTTGGAAAAGGAACCTGTTCCAGAG GAGTTACCATGTTCTTCGGTTTCTTCAGCAAACAAGAGTTCAATATCGTGGTCAGTGCCACTGCAAAATTCATGCGGCTTAAGGGAGATTATACCTTCAGTGAAAGAGGTAATAGCGAAAGATGGAACAAATAAATCTTTTGTTACTATTGAACTTGAAAATCGGAAGTTGGAGATAGATGATGGGAAGCAGACTAATGGAAACTCCAGTTTGGAGAATTCTGATACAGTGAAATTGGTTCAAAATGAAAAAACAGATGGTCTTAACTGTGAACTAACCATAGATGGGATACAAGGCAATCAGAATTATCCGAGACATGTTACTGTGCACGTTGTTGATGGGAAACTCGGAACAAGTACTGCAAATCCATCCCAAGATATGGTGTTTCAAGATTCTATGTTTCAGCCACTAGGAGGGATTAATGGGCAACCTAATCTTTTCACCAATTCAACCGCATCAAACACGAGCGAGAGCCAAAACAACACAGAGAGATCTTCTGTTCATCAATCATTTCTTCCTTACCCTCCCTTCATACAAAATAATCAAGGCGATTACCAATCATTTCTTCAAATGTCTTCCACATTTTCAAGTCTTATTGTGTCTACCTTGCTGCAAAACCCAGCAGCACATGCTGCCGCAAGTTTTGCAGCTACTTTCTGGCCCTGTGCAAATTCAGAAGCTTCAGCAGATTCTCCTACGTGCTCTCAAGGAGGTTTTCCACCCAGACAGAATGGCTCTCCTCCAAGTGTGGCGGCTATTGCAGCCGCCACTGTAGCTGCTGCAACTGCATGGTGGGCTGCCCATGGACTGCTTCCTCTGTGTGCTCCACTCCATACTGCTTTTGCTTGTCCTCCAACATCAATGCCTGCAGTTCCATCAATCAATACTGGTGAAGCACCAGCACCAGCACCGGTACAAGAACCGGCACCAATACCAACATCAGAGACAGAACAAGAGAAGAATAGTCTGCAAAATCCTCCTCAGCAGGACCAGACACTTGATCCTGTATGCTCGGAAGCTCAACAAGCACAACAGTCACCTTCTAAGTCCCCAGTTGATATCTCATCAGATTCTGAGGAGAGTGGAGATGCCAAGTTACATGCTTCGCCGTCCAAGGCTACTGATCAAGAGTTGAACAAAGAAATATCCGAGCACATTGATTCCAACAAAGCAAAAGGTAGAAAACCAGTTGACCGATCCTCATGTGGTTCCAACACAACCTCTAGCAGCGAATTGGAGACTGATGCATTAGAGAAGGATGAGCAAGGGAAGGAAGAGCCTGAAACAGCTGATGCTAACAAtttagccattgactctagtaaTCGTCGTAGTAGAAGTGTTAGCAACCTTACTGATTCTTGGAAAGAGGTCTCCGAGGAG GCTCTCTTTGCCAGAGAGGTGTTGCCACAAAGCTTTTCGCCTCCGCCCGATTTGCTAAACAAGGATCAGGAAATGGACAGCATCAAGGATAACAAGCAAACCACAGATATCAAGGATGAAGGCCAAGACAGCAAGAAATGCAGTTCTATTTTCGAGGGTATTCAGAAAATGATGCCATGTATAGAGAATAATGAGGAAGAGGGACTGCTAACCATAGGACTTGGACAAGGAAAGCTCAAGACTCGTCGAACCGGCTTCAAACCTTACAAAAGATGTTCAATGGAGGCCAAGGAGAACAGGGTTGGAAGCACGGGGAACCAAGGTGAAGAGCAAGGGTCAAAGAGAATACGCTTAGAAGGGGAGGCTTCAACTTGA